TGAAGCAAACTACAAATTACAATAAATGTAGCACCAATAATTCCTTCAGGGAAAACATAATGCCAGATCAAAATTGAAATAGGAAGATTCTGCAAATTCGTAACGAGAACCGGAGTTATGGTAATCATAAGAGTTCCAATTGCAGTACAGGCACTTATTAAACCGCTTCGCATAATTAACGAAAGACCTTTAAATTCTTTTCTGTAAGGAACTGAATAAAGTGATTCTTCCAAAGTCTGAAGAAAACGAATATAGAATGTAGCTGAAATTACAATTACGTTTCCAATACATGTTGTATAGAGAGGTTGTACATCAACATAAATTCCCTGTCCATGGAACGAAGTCTGTATGATTGCAGCACAAACTGCACCATTAAGAATAGCTGTTGCAAGTGTAATGTTCTGGAACAGTTTTGCTCTTTTATTTATTTTTGCTACCGAAGCAGGATTTTCAGGATTGAAGTCTCTGAATTTTCGTTTTTGTGTAAACCACCAGGTAAAGACAAAAGTCAGTACAAGAATAATTCCAATAATTCCAATTGGTGATGTCAGACCTCGTAGTGTATCGGAAAATTTAATTACTTTTAGATAAACAAAAGCAATCCAACTTGTAAAGAAAGGAACCAGATAGGTAGCCAGATAGATGATAAATAGTTTTTTAGAAAAAACTATTTCCGAAAGATTTTTGTTGCTTTTCATGCTGCAAACTCCTTTTAGTTTTATAAATATAATTATTTCATATAGTTGTTAACTATAAACCATAATCGACAGAATTGCAAATTTTGTCGATTTGACTGTAATTAGCCGAAAAATTTACACCATTCAGAAATTTATCAAACTATCATAATCATTGAGTGGTGTTTATACTAAAAACATGAAAATAGAAAAGCTATACGAAACTGCAAAAGACACAGCGGAACGCATCTGGGAACTTACACCTGAAGAGCGACTTTACGAAGGTGGCGGCTGGATTCCAACCACACTCACCCTCAAGCCTGAAGAAAACTTTCAGAAGTTCTACGGCTTCGGCGGCGCATTAACAGAATCATCTGGTTATGTCCTTTCCCGCCTCCCATCACAGATTCGTAAGCAGGCAATAGATGCTTACTATAATCCAAAGTGTGGTAATGGTTATCGTTATGCACGCATCCACATGAACTCATGTGATTTCTCTCTTGAAAACTGGGCCTGTGTTCCCGAGAAAGATGAAACACTAAAGTCTTTTTCTATGGACCGCACCGATAAATATATTTCTCCATTGGCTATGGAAGTTCAGAAAGCTGCAAGAAACGAAGGAAGTGATGTCCAGTTTCTTATGAGTCCATGGTCTCCTCCATTATGGATGAAAGACAACGGTGATATGAACCACGGCGGACACCTCCTCGACTGCTACAGGGAATTATGGGCTCAGTATTTTGTGACCTTTATTAACAAGATGGCAGAACGTGATATCAAAATCAGTTTTGTCACAATACAGAATGAACCGGCTGCTGTTCAGACCTGGGATTCCTGCGAATACTCAGCGACAGAAGAGGGAGAATTTGCAGCAAAATATCTTGGTCCTGCACTCGAAAAAGCCGGCCTCGGTGATGTAAAAATTTACATCTGGGATCATAACCGCGATCTTGCACTTGAACGTCTTGAAGAATCCCTTAAGGTTCCTGGAACAGAAAAATATGTAGCAGGCCTTGCCTTTCACTGGTACTCAGGTGATCAGTATGACAATATCAAAGAAATCGCACGCCGCTATCCGGACATTGATCTGATTTTTACAGAGGGCTGTATTGAAGGCGGTCCACGTAACGGAGCCTGGTTTACAGGTGAACGTTACGCTCACAATATCATCAACGACCTTAAAAGCGGTTGTACAAAATGGATTGACTGGAACATCGTGCTTGATATGAAGGGCGGTCCAAATCATGTAGGAAATTATTGTGATGCTCCAATTCTTGCAGATGTTGCAGACGGAACACTTCATTTCCAAAGTTCATATTATTACATTGGACACTTCAGCAGATTTATCAAACCTGGAGCTGTAAGACTTGGTTCTGACTTTTTCTCATGGATGACTCCTGCAACAGTAAGTGGTCATCTTACAGACGAAGCCGAAACCGTTGCCTTCAAGAATCCTGATGGAACAATAATTCTGATTGTTACAAACCGTACCGAAGCAGATCTTGCTTTTGAATTTAAAATTGAGACCTCCGATAAAACTGAAACTGCAAAACTTCGTGACTGGGAACAGGCACGAACAGAAGGAAGTAAAAACACAGACGGACTTTTCCTTAAATGCCCGCCACGCGCAATACAAACTTGGATTTTAAAATAGGAGTTACTATGAAAAATTTTTCAAGAAACATTATTTTAGGAACCATTACGGCTGCTTTAGTAGCAACTGTAATTTTTATGGGATGCACAGAACACAAATCAAAGGCAAGAGTTTCAAAACCTGAAACACCTGCAGGCTGGCATCTTGTATGGAGCGATGAGTTCGACGGCAAGCAGATTGATACAACTAAATGGGATTTCCAGATTGGAACCGGAAGTCAATATGGACTCGAAGGCTGGGGAAATAATGAACTTCAATATTACCGCAAGGAAAACGCTTTTGTAAAAAACGGAAATCTTGTTCTTGAAGCCCGCAAAGAAAATTATGAAGGCTGTGCTTATACTTCTGCACGACTTCGCACAGTAAAGGATGATGGAACAGAGCTTTTTACAAAGACCTATGGCCGAATTGAAGCACGAATCAAAATGCCGACAGGAAATGGTTTGTGGCCTGCTTTCTGGCTTCTTCCTGCAACAACAGATTATGGCACCTGGGCATCGTCTGGAGAGATTGATATTCTTGAAGCAAAAGGACGTCTTCCAAACCGTGTTTACGGAACAGTTCATTTTGGACAGGCTTGGCCGGGAAATAAATATACAAGCTCAATGTACAAATTCCCGAACAACGAAACAATTGCAGACTATCATGTTTACTCCCTTGAATGGGAACCAGGTGTTCTTCGCTGGCTTGTAGATGGAAATAAATATTTTGAAACTTCACAGTGGTGGTCTCTCGGAGCTGGAGCTTCTGAACCTTATGAATACCCTGCCCCATTTGATAAACCGTTCTACATTCTTTTGAACCTTGCCCTCGGTGGAAATTACGATGGCGGAGTTTCACCAGAAGATTCAAACCTTCCAGCTCAGATGCTCGTAGATTATGTTCGTGTTTATGAAAAAAATGATCCTTATGCTACAGGTGTAAAGCGACCAACACCACAGCGTGACGAAACAAATTTTAAGGAATTTGAAACAGCAGATGGCCATAACTTTATTTTTGATTCAAAACTTAATCATGTTGTTTCTGAAACTAAAAATGAAGGAATGTCTTCAAACGAAAACATGGATGTAAAAACTCACGACTGGTATTTTCTCGCTCTTTCAGATTTTGACGGAAAAGCTGTTTCATCAAAAGAAGATGACGGCCGTCGTGTGAAAATCACAAATCCTGGAAATCAGAATTACTCAGTTCAGCTGATTCAGCATCTTCCAGTTGCAAAAGGCTACTCTTATAAAATTCAGTTTGATGCAAAGGCAAGCGCTCCACGTAAAATTGCAGTTAAGCTTGGTGGTGATGCCGATAACAGCTGGTCTGTATATTCTCCTGAATATTATCCTGAGCTCGACACAACTGTAAAACACTACTCATATTTTTTCACAATGGAAAATGACACAGATGCTACAGCCCGTCTTGAGTTCAACCTTGGACTGGACTCGAACGATGTCTGGATTGGAAATGTCAGTGTAACTCAGGAAGAACTGTAATTCACAAAAAATCCTATAACAAATTTTTATTGCTTATTTAATGAGCCTCCCTCATAATAGAAGGTATGCCTTGTGAGGGAGGTTTATCATGTGGAACTACAACTTAGTAATTCCTGAACTAGTTATAATTACAACATTTCTCATTTTTTATTTTACGCAACCACGTCTGCCTATCAGGCTTCATAAATCTTTTCTTTTTATCCTTATTATTGATACATTAACAATTTTTTTTGATGTTGGTTGTGCAGCAACTCTTGAATATCTGGATAACATTCCTCTTCGTATTCTTCGAATTTCTAATGTAATTTATTTTCTGCTTTTTGTTCAGCGCATGATGTGTTTTACAATATTCACTAATATTATCCTTTCAAAAGATATTCGTTTCAGTAAACGCCGTATAATTACATATCTGCTTCCATTTATTGCAATCAACATAATAATTCTTTCTAATCTTTTTGTTGATACAATTTTCTGCATTTCTGATAAGGGTGAATACAGTAAGGGCCGTCTTTATAATCTGATTTACATCTGTGCTTTTTACTATATTGCAGTATGTATTTTTCTTACAATTCTCAACCGTAAAAAACGGACACGCGGAGAATTCATTCCTGTCATTGCTTATAACCTTGTATTGATGACTGGATATATTATGAGAATTATTTATCCGACTTATCTCTTAATGAATTTCTTTACCCTGATTTCAATAATTATAATTTATCTTTCTTTTGAAAATCCTACACTTTTTAAAGAAGAGAAAAGTGGTTCTTTTAATAAAAAAGCACTTATGTTTATGCTGAGGGAAATTAACCCAGAATGGCATCCTTTAATTCTTGGCTTTACAATTCACAATTACTCTGACCTTCGAGAGATTTACAGTTATACACAAACTGATAAAGGGCTTTCTCTAATCGGAATGTACCTTAAGCAGACCTTCCCGAAACTTCTTCCATTTTACCTTCATGATGGACGTTTTGTTTTGATTGGAAAAAATCTTGAAGATGCCGAGCTGATTCGTACTTATATTTCACAGCGTTTTGAAGCTCCATGGAAAACGGATGATGATATTGATATGTTTCTGGAAGTCTGTTTTACACAGGTAAAACCAGAAATTCTTTCCTCTGACAGAGGAGTGCTTTTTACTGCAATTCTTACTACTCTGGCAGAACTTGATCCAGATACACAGAATCACAAATATATTGATTCAAATGACATCAACAGAATCAGAACGAACATGCAGATTAAAAAGTCTGTAGAATTAAGCGTAGAACAGAACTCCATTGAACTTTTTCTGCAGCCAGTTATTGATGCAAAAACCCGTAAACTCATTGGAGCTGAATCTCTTGCTCGAATTCGAGACACAAATAATGAATATATTCCTCCGCCACTCTTTATTCCGATTGCCGAAAAGAACGGCCGCATCAATGATCTTGGAGAACAGATGTTTGAAAAGACCTGCAAGTTTATAAAAGAATATGACATTGAAGCAATGGGTCTTTCGTGGATAAATGTTAACCTTTCTCCAATTCAGTTTTTAAGACGAGACCTTGATAGAAGATTCACCGCCATCCTTCAGAAATACGATATCTCTCCGGAAAAAATCCATCTGGAAATTACAGAAGAGTCTATGATAGATTTTGATCTTCTGCAGAATCAGATGCTTAAAATGAAGGAATCGGGATTCCGCTTTGTACTTGATGATTACGGCCGTGGCTATTCTAATGTTGCACGAATGAAGAAGTGTCCGTTCATCAACGTAAAACTTGATATGGAATTTGTCTGGGATTATTTTAAGGAAAAAGATCAGATTCTTCCAACACTGGTTCAGACCATCAAGCAGATGGGCTTTACTGTTACAGCTGAAGGAATTGAAAACCAGGAGCTTGCCGACACCATGAGAGACATCGGCTGTGATTACCTCCAGGGGTTCTGTTTTTCTAAACCGCTTTCTGCAAGCGAGTTTGCTACAAAGTATACCCCATAGCAACAATTGTAAAGCCAAGTTTCTCTGAACCCGGAGCCATCTTTACCATTACAGTATGCTTCTCTGCCTTGCGTTCATCAATAATGATATTCGGTTCGCAGTTGTTCCAGCCGCCGGATTTTCCACCGTCGTAGGTTGCTACCTTGCGGCCGTCTACATAGATTTCGGCGTTTCCAAACTTTTCTGCACTTCCGCTTGCCTGAACTTTGTAAACAAAAACCAAACTCTTACAGGTGAGTTCCATTTTGAACGGAACATTTTCTGATTTTGCATTGAGCTTCTTTTTCCAGTTCTCAGGGAAGTCAGAAGTATTTGTCTTTTTAAGTGTCTGACAGTTGCGGTCGGTTTCTGTAAAATCACCACGTTCTATTTTTACGTTAGCATCTTTGTTGTCAGGGAAGATTCTCTTCATGCCGTAAAGGGCCGGCTCTTTAAAGCAGGAAGCCGGAACATGCTGTTCAGAATCCTTTGCTGCCTTATCCATCTTATCAATGAGTGCCATAAGACAATCACACATAAACTGATGACCTTCATAAGTTGGATGTGCGTAATCTGTAAGGTACTGCTCTTTTGTAAATACCTTGTCGGCAATTGCCTTATTAACAACCTCGAGCATATTTACATGAGGAATTGCATAATGATTTGAAACCGGGATTTTCTGTGCAGAAGTGTTTCCATAACTTGCTACTGCATAAATCGCAATTACTGCACATTCCGGATTAGCGAGCATTGCTGTACGCATAATTGCTTCAAAGCTTCTCTGACACAAAACATCGCCGTTATCATTTACAGCAAATTCAATTATCAGAAGATCTGGAGCTCCGCCGCAAACTTTAACAACATCCTGGTCATATCGCACGA
The Treponema bryantii DNA segment above includes these coding regions:
- a CDS encoding family 16 glycosylhydrolase, with amino-acid sequence MKNFSRNIILGTITAALVATVIFMGCTEHKSKARVSKPETPAGWHLVWSDEFDGKQIDTTKWDFQIGTGSQYGLEGWGNNELQYYRKENAFVKNGNLVLEARKENYEGCAYTSARLRTVKDDGTELFTKTYGRIEARIKMPTGNGLWPAFWLLPATTDYGTWASSGEIDILEAKGRLPNRVYGTVHFGQAWPGNKYTSSMYKFPNNETIADYHVYSLEWEPGVLRWLVDGNKYFETSQWWSLGAGASEPYEYPAPFDKPFYILLNLALGGNYDGGVSPEDSNLPAQMLVDYVRVYEKNDPYATGVKRPTPQRDETNFKEFETADGHNFIFDSKLNHVVSETKNEGMSSNENMDVKTHDWYFLALSDFDGKAVSSKEDDGRRVKITNPGNQNYSVQLIQHLPVAKGYSYKIQFDAKASAPRKIAVKLGGDADNSWSVYSPEYYPELDTTVKHYSYFFTMENDTDATARLEFNLGLDSNDVWIGNVSVTQEEL
- a CDS encoding glycoside hydrolase family 30 protein translates to MKIEKLYETAKDTAERIWELTPEERLYEGGGWIPTTLTLKPEENFQKFYGFGGALTESSGYVLSRLPSQIRKQAIDAYYNPKCGNGYRYARIHMNSCDFSLENWACVPEKDETLKSFSMDRTDKYISPLAMEVQKAARNEGSDVQFLMSPWSPPLWMKDNGDMNHGGHLLDCYRELWAQYFVTFINKMAERDIKISFVTIQNEPAAVQTWDSCEYSATEEGEFAAKYLGPALEKAGLGDVKIYIWDHNRDLALERLEESLKVPGTEKYVAGLAFHWYSGDQYDNIKEIARRYPDIDLIFTEGCIEGGPRNGAWFTGERYAHNIINDLKSGCTKWIDWNIVLDMKGGPNHVGNYCDAPILADVADGTLHFQSSYYYIGHFSRFIKPGAVRLGSDFFSWMTPATVSGHLTDEAETVAFKNPDGTIILIVTNRTEADLAFEFKIETSDKTETAKLRDWEQARTEGSKNTDGLFLKCPPRAIQTWILK
- a CDS encoding EAL domain-containing protein; amino-acid sequence: MWNYNLVIPELVIITTFLIFYFTQPRLPIRLHKSFLFILIIDTLTIFFDVGCAATLEYLDNIPLRILRISNVIYFLLFVQRMMCFTIFTNIILSKDIRFSKRRIITYLLPFIAINIIILSNLFVDTIFCISDKGEYSKGRLYNLIYICAFYYIAVCIFLTILNRKKRTRGEFIPVIAYNLVLMTGYIMRIIYPTYLLMNFFTLISIIIIYLSFENPTLFKEEKSGSFNKKALMFMLREINPEWHPLILGFTIHNYSDLREIYSYTQTDKGLSLIGMYLKQTFPKLLPFYLHDGRFVLIGKNLEDAELIRTYISQRFEAPWKTDDDIDMFLEVCFTQVKPEILSSDRGVLFTAILTTLAELDPDTQNHKYIDSNDINRIRTNMQIKKSVELSVEQNSIELFLQPVIDAKTRKLIGAESLARIRDTNNEYIPPPLFIPIAEKNGRINDLGEQMFEKTCKFIKEYDIEAMGLSWINVNLSPIQFLRRDLDRRFTAILQKYDISPEKIHLEITEESMIDFDLLQNQMLKMKESGFRFVLDDYGRGYSNVARMKKCPFINVKLDMEFVWDYFKEKDQILPTLVQTIKQMGFTVTAEGIENQELADTMRDIGCDYLQGFCFSKPLSASEFATKYTP
- a CDS encoding SGNH/GDSL hydrolase family protein, translated to MKIKKAFLGVMLGIMSAAMVQANPFKLSDSNYQAMVENTIVNTGNNARMKAVLAKIRRGDKVKVAAIGGSVTEGAGPAKFTDGYAYQFYRALKAKYAPGDGSSISFNNAGLSGTGSLLGIVRYDQDVVKVCGGAPDLLIIEFAVNDNGDVLCQRSFEAIMRTAMLANPECAVIAIYAVASYGNTSAQKIPVSNHYAIPHVNMLEVVNKAIADKVFTKEQYLTDYAHPTYEGHQFMCDCLMALIDKMDKAAKDSEQHVPASCFKEPALYGMKRIFPDNKDANVKIERGDFTETDRNCQTLKKTNTSDFPENWKKKLNAKSENVPFKMELTCKSLVFVYKVQASGSAEKFGNAEIYVDGRKVATYDGGKSGGWNNCEPNIIIDERKAEKHTVMVKMAPGSEKLGFTIVAMGYTL